In a single window of the Heliangelus exortis chromosome 1, bHelExo1.hap1, whole genome shotgun sequence genome:
- the SLC25A6 gene encoding ADP/ATP translocase 3, with protein MADQAISFLKDFLAGGVAAAISKTAVAPIERVKLLLQVQHASKQIAADKQYKGIIDCVVRIPKEQGMLSFWRGNLANVIRYFPTQALNFAFKDKYKQVFLGGVDKHTQFWRYFAGNLASGGAAGATSLCFVYPLDFARTRLAADVGKAGADREFSGLGDCLVKITKSDGIRGLYQGFNVSVQGIIIYRAAYFGIYDTAKGMLPDPRNTHIVISWMIAQSVTAVAGVVSYPFDTVRRRMMMQSGRKGADIMYSGTIDCWRKIAKDEGGKAFFKGAWSNVLRGMGGAFVLVLYDEFKKVI; from the exons ATGGCGGACCAGGCCATCTCCTTCCTCAAGGACTTTCTGGCGGGCGGTGTCGCCGCCGCTATCAGCAAGACGGCGGTAGCGCCCATCGAGCGAGtcaagctcctgctgcag GTACAACATGCAAGTAAACAAATTGCTGCTGATAAGCAGTACAAGGGTATCATCGATTGTGTAGTGCGTATTCCAAAGGAACAGGGAATGCTGTCTTTCTGGCGAGGAAACTTGGCAAATGTCATCAGATATTTCCCAACTCAAGCTCTCAACTTTGCCTTCAAGGATAAGTATAAGCAGGTGTTCTTGGGAGGCGTAGACAAGCACACTCAGTTCTGGAGGTATTTTGCTGGTAACCTGGCTTCtggtggagcagcaggagccactTCCCTCTGCTTTGTCTACCCCTTGGATTTTGCAAGAACCCGTTTGGCTGCTGATGTCGGGAAAGCTGGTGCAGACAGAGAATTCTCTGGTCTAGGGGACTGTCTAGTGAAAATCACCAAGTCTGATGGTATACGTGGCTTGTATCAAGGGTTCAATGTCTCTGTCCAAGGCATCATCATCTATAGAGCTGCCTACTTTGGGATCTATGATACAGCAAAAG gcATGCTCCCAGATCCTAGGAACACTCACATTGTTATCAGTTGGATGATTGCCCAGTCGGTGACTGCTGTGGCTGGAGTGGTCTCCTATCCCTTCGATACAGTGCGGCGCAGAATGATGATGCAGTCAGGACGCAAAGGAG ctgatATCATGTACTCTGGAACAATTGACTGCTGGCGGAAGATTGCAAAGGATGAGGGAGGAAAGGCCTTCTTCAAGGGTGCATGGTCTAATGTCCTCAGAGGCATGGGGGGTGCTTTTGTGCTTGTGCTGTACGATGAATTCAAGAAAGTCATTTAA